One genomic segment of Arachis duranensis cultivar V14167 chromosome 4, aradu.V14167.gnm2.J7QH, whole genome shotgun sequence includes these proteins:
- the LOC107482714 gene encoding chromatin structure-remodeling complex protein SYD isoform X4: MASSQNVELEAAKFLHKLIQDSKDEPAKLATKLCVILQHMKSSGKEHSMPYQVISRAMETVINQHNLDIEALKSSRPPSSGAGSSQRGTSQAVGVATDSRAGLPENVMPKMDSFASGRPPYPPSIGAPDHYQGSAAQRSGQSFDHGSPSSLDSRSANSQSRDRRDTTNLDKQVNQKDGRKATSKRKRGDTLSPAEPHVDIPSHLDQRNTANTRKGKMTKAESSDGLPVRSGELTNFNRVPSSSQMQRANQEGPTKIGNPVPCAPNSKYPEDTEVSSAHIASGKLQGAHPMVHGGMGVATSAYAMTESVLSSSMRHGGMLGHDSGSSTTSADEHKIGQTDRHSSNSEITMLRQGVPPRDMARSTISGSSGVPFKEQQLKQLRAQCLVFLAFRNGLAPKQLHLEIALGTAFSREGKDHTDHKGKSQSSVELGTSSGAMMPFGGLNNMRQPDNNNSSGSPSAGKSLEATSFCKGTESAIMTGDKGILSEERKHLLAVKKVELEKQIQERAGAQASSATSFQQQDSSSTKGDVDSGNLQVGLSNRPSSVIGLNKQMNPEINGFTGFASSDEASEGPSQVSSLQHELPIERRDNVVNQFQNMVNSGGSRNHHSLNHLTYALKEHLKPVPGTGIDPQGASLMKDADLLAKNVSSDGFKTVPVNDASRHDATFSTDIEENGRLPPPKYTMSGRWIMDQQKKRLLVQQNWVQKQQKTKQIMTTCFLKLKENVSSSEDISAKTKSVIELKKLQLLDLQRRLRSDFLNDFFKPITTEMEQLKSVKKHRHGRRVKQLERYEHKMREERQKRIRERQKEFFSEIEVHKEKLDDVFKIKRERWKGVNRYVKEYHKRKERIHREKIDRIQREKINLLKINDVEGYLRMVQDAKSDRVKQLLKETEKYLQKLGSKLQEAKTAAGRFEHDIDEAQCGSFLDKSESTLENEDEGDQAKHYLESNEKYYMMAHSVKESIAEQPSCLKGGKLREYQMNGLRWLVSLYNNHLNGILADEMGLGKTVQVISLICYLMESKNDRGPFLVVVPSSVLPGWDSEINFWAPDVHKIVYAGPPEERRRLFKDRIVHQKFNVLLTTYEYLMNKHDRPKLSKIHWHYIIIDEGHRIKNASCKLNADLKHYQSSHRLLLTGTPLQNNLEELWALLNFLLPNIFNSSEDFSQWFNKPFESAGDNSPDEALLSEEENLLIINRLHQVLRPFVLRRLKHKVENELPEKIERLVRCEASAYQKLLMKRVEENLGSIGTTKARSVHNSVMELRNICNHPYLSQLHAEEVDNFIPRHYLPPIIRLCGKLEMLDRILPKLKAADHRVLFFSTMTRLLDVMEEYLTLKQHRYLRLDGHTSGGDRGALIDLFNQPGSPYFIFLLSIRAGGVGVNLQAADTVIIFDTDWNPQVDLQAQARAHRIGQKKDVLVLRFETVQTVEEQVRASAEHKLGVANQSITAGFFDNNTSAEDRREYLESLLRECKKEEAAPVLDDDALNDLLARSEAEIDVFEAVDQKRREDEMATWKKLVSGPATDGSEPIPTLPSRLVTDEDLKQFYEAMKIFDVSKDEVASNGIKRKSGTPGGLDTQHYGRGKRAREVRSYEEQWTEEEFDKMCKAESPGSPKVMEEVIESNCKTNASSFAATASVTETAVVPPVAPATSSLGSLPVHKVKDITPPAKRGRGRPRRITSDKLPVTAVPLATSGTVEVDMQVKEGTLLGQVVLSTLESISHSSEVIGVSGPAQQSATGVSPNLTTPPNSQAEGTTVSVPIQTRGQGRKSQGGGEATRRRGKKQVLVLPPVSGVSIGPDLKMNEQLEHKPLNPSAGEAISQGDTVSSSATVQHSSTEPGSVTLSSGGDNKSGVGIALSSQQPLPLSSVTPVPQTVPTYPSVPIQNDGQHQKPQNGSGAPRRRGKKKAMVLPIPDVSGSQNLHLTSNLQSSSGNVLHDKATELKSLQDSLVQESHSVVQDHASHSIVDKDLKSTEVSGDIANKALVESTTEDNTKRSPGLEIEKVQNSDMHGSASIHLSNTLVLENSRNKSFCDSTLPVTEVTRDQQLEAKTHHCDEASKPDTFPVHSTKETKGSSNKAVEPMAAQAVPNASDNAYPSISGSESIQPCPPESMPVKRQGRKTQNRVEPPRRRGRKSSSASPVVSDSLATQDPNLNNDFQKSSVESSVGKVATDVAQAQAFQILLPSGGAAHDLNTKEGAAISSLNKQQKVAPGRVDSAPVSSDKITAFGRMQNVNDVARVMKEVFSGTCLPKPKAADSAAGELLKTNTTIDSMNTQLNADKAGYDITNSEAACLTPGIAVNIQEKESEGEFNNQKLEDKASSDIPNTGAVDVSNNMCLRDKTGKEHDKQSEVSDMQILESKENSDMPTTGAVNRNERQLEETSTTLYLEGKAASDKPTTGVVDAFNFQCSENKTDSDMSATEVEFLISDLPVNTHEKQSVEALNIRNLEDKASLDILTTEAACPDLDHAVNKYDKEVMEASNIQILEDKVNSDMPTAGVVVTSNDQFLEVKAGMDEPTSGAACLTSDLSINQREQLEEASSIQKPDVESSSDVPATGGVSASNIQCSEDKPYSEISAGEDGCATVDLAVNGKEKQSEEESNIQNLGNKISSDMPTTGALCLTPIIPTDGNVQLSEPPSDQEITALNEPLPSAMEVDTPICDDIKEKQDHIQHCTKTCSNQSEVEALDATPLSSAVRTECLSESSTKSSPLASSGENMSDQPQVIPSCPLTPTVSKELVNSPISKSCEINYRNEVNCSMQDSDLLERESQITVGNNSQNALELAIEQNALSPSETEATNVALSGKYLDALKHAELHENPLVKSCSQSLSEGKMNMGDFICEQPVSAVDISSNIDPVPKENVISAAAIGDTNVDSSVVCPMNIDTSLSNQVTIVQDNEIVTKSCRQDVDTSSADEVEKIIDQSPDEPVDRSVLQQTSGSKAVANSSVDASQSVLVEEGTISETAILPSSSFSIDDNKVSSKTCAISNSETLEEAMEEGATDRSEFLPPEKGAEESCRNATEVPSTVPVLLQESIDSEGDHRDQGKSQVGGIPENHETGMLAAPKTSEGGNEVETFSDKGPLGSSDAWDESKGLADMENQTEAIQNHAAEIDVPCTSASGDKAEGEPKGLADMENQAEAIQNRSAEMDVLCLSASGVKAEGESKEVADMENRAEAIQNCAAEMDVPCTSAPGDKAEGESKGLADMENLAEAIQDCAAEMHVPCVSSPGDKAEGEYKGLADMENEVETIESCAAEMEVSCSSASGDKAEGENVLVGTKEKILVSEDTEAFAVDETDVSNGGPAVPETTSANGAPLPCSSLRVGEPFVGHDTKGTETGVANHDNQAIRQNALKDAEECSSSAAADIIEKSSPQKDVIESSPLLPLETSVDGVPPPCSSVAEGERVESLSDEALVDSAVKLGTKNSEASQDNLVLQENALNEMEKTLPSATEDRVAVCSPEKDNLTTACSEAPQESEKYENVQNRSEEEPGQSSVAEETKKD, encoded by the exons ACTGACAGGCATAGTAGTAACTCAGAAATAACTATGCTTAGACAAGGGGTTCCTCCCAGAGATATGGCAAGATCCACGATTAGTGGATCATCTGGTGTGCCTTTCAAAGAACAACAGTTGAAACAGCTCCGAGCTCAGTGCCTTGTTTTTCTAGCATTTAG AAATGGTTTAGCACCAAAGCAACTACATCTTGAAATTGCTCTTGGAACCGCTTTTTCTAGAGAAG GAAAGGATCATACTGACCACAAAGGAAAGTCACAATCTTCTGTTGAATTGGGTACCTCGTCAGGGGCCATGATGCCGTTTGGAGGTCTGAACAATATGAGACAACCTGATAATAATAACTCTTCAGGGTCCCCTTCTGCTGGAAAATCTCTGGAAGCTACGTCATTCTGCAAGGGAACTGAGAGTGCAATAATGACTGGGGACAAAGGTATTCTTTCTGAAGAAAGGAAACATCTCCTAGCTGTCAAAAAAGTAGAGCTTGAAAAGCAAATTCAAGAAAGAGCTGGTGCACAAGCTTCGTCAGCTACTTCTTTTCAGCAGCAAGATTCCTCTAGTACAAAGGGTGATGTTGACAGTGGTAATCTTCAGGTTGGACTGTCCAACCGACCTTCCTCTGTCATTGGGCTGAATAAGCAGATGAATCCTGAGATAAATGGCTTTACCGGATTTGCTAGTTCTGATGAGGCTTCAGAAGGACCCTCGCAAGTCTCTTCTCTTCAGCATGAGTTGCCAATAGAAAGAAGAGACAATGTTGTTAATCAGTTTCAAAATATGGTTAACAGTGGTGGTTCTCGAAACCATCATTCTCTAAACCACTTGACGTATGCTTTGAAAGAGCACTTGAAACCTGTTCCAGGGACTGGCATTGATCCCCAGGGAGCAAGCTTGATGAAGGATGCAGATTTATTAGCGAAAAATGTTTCTTCAG ATGGGTTCAAAACAGTTCCTGTTAATGATGCATCAAGACATGATGCCACTTTTTCTACAGACATAGAAGAGAATGGGAGGTTACCTCCTCCAAAATATACAATGTCAGGAAGGTGGATTATGGATCAGCAGAAAAAGAGGCTTCTAGTTCAGCAAAACTGGgtacaaaaacaacaaaaaacaaagcAAATAATGACCACATGTTTCCTCAAGCTAAAG GAAAATGTGAGCTCATCTGAGGATATATCTGCTAAAACAAAAAGCgtcatagagttgaagaaactTCAATTATTAGACCTCCAGCGCCGTCTCCGCAG TGATTTTCTGAATGATTTTTTCAAACCAATTACAACTGAGATGGAACAGTTGAAATCGGTTAAGAAGCATAGGCATGGTAGAAGGGTCAAACAACTAGAAAGGTATGAGCATAAAATGAGGGAAGAACGTCAAAAAAGAATCCGTGAAAGACAGAAGGAGTTTTTCAGTGAGATAGAAGTCCACAA gGAAAAGCTTGATGATGTGTTCAAAATCAAAAGGGAACGGTGGAAGGGTGTCAATAGATATGTGAAAGAGTACCATAAAAGAAAAGAGCGCATTCATCGTGAGAAGATTGATAGGATCCagcgggagaagattaatttgTTGAAAATAAACGATGTGGAAGGTTATCTACGGATGGTTCAG GATGCGAAATCTGATCGTGTGAAGCAACTTCTTAAAGAGACCGAGAAGTATCTCCAAAAGCTTGGTTCCAAGCTACAAGAAGCAAAGACTGCAGCAGGTCGCTTTGAACATGATATTGATGAGGCACAATGTGGCAGTTTTCTTGATAAGAGTGAATCTACTCTTGAAAATGAGGATGAAGGTGATCAGGCCAAG CATTATCTGGAAAGCAATGAGAAATATTATATGATGGCACACAG TGTAAAGGAGAGCATTGCAGAGCAGCCATCTTGTTTGAAGGGCGGAAAATTGAGGGA GTATCAAATGAATGGCCTGAGGTGGCTTGTTTCCTTATATAACAACCACTTGAATGGAATCCTCGCAGATGAAATGGGACTGGGCAAAACTGTTCAg GTTATTTCTCTAATTTGCTACCTGATGGAAAGTAAAAATGATAGGGGGCCATTTCTTGTGGTTGTGCCCTCTTCTGTTCTACCTGGTTGGGATTCAGAAATCAACTTTTGGGCTCCTGATGTACATAAAATTGTCTATGCTGGACCACCTGAGGAGCGACGTCGGTTATTTAA GGACAGGATTGTTCACCAGAAATTCAATGTCCTCCTGACAACATATGAATATCTAATGAACAAGCATGACAGACCAAAGCTTAGCAAAATACACTGGCATTATATAATAATTGATGAGGGCCATCGCATAAAAAATGCTTCTTGCAAGTTGAATGCTGACTTAAAACACTATCAGAGTTCTCATAGATTGTTGTTAACTGGAACTCCATTGCAG AACAATCTTGAGGAACTATGGGCGCTACTTAACTTCTTGTTACCTAACATATTTAATTCATCTGAGGATTTTTCCCAGTGGTTTAATAAGCCATTTGAGAGTGCTGGAGATAACTCGCCagatgaa GCCTTACTATCCGAGGAGGAGAACCTCTTGATCATCAATCGTCTGCACCAAGTTCTGAGACCATTCGTACTTCGGAGGCTTAAACACAAG GTTGAAAATGAACTTCCCGAAAAGATTGAAAGACTTGTAAGATGTGAGGCTTCTGCGTATCAAAAACTTTTGATGAAGAGAGTGGAAGAAAATCTTGGCTCTATTGGCACAACAaag GCACGGTCGGTGCACAACTCTGTCATGGAGCTTCGTAATATCTGCAATCATCCATATCTCAGCCAGCTTCATGCAGAGGAG GTGGATAACTTTATACCTAGGCATTATCTACCCCCAATTATTAGACTTTGTGGGAAGCTTGAGATGTTGGACCGTATTTTACCTAAATTGAAGGCAGCAGATCATCGG GTTCTTTTCTTCTCAACAATGACTAGGCTTCTTGATGTTATGGAGGAATACTTAACTCTTAAACAGCATCGGTACCTTCGGCTGGATGGGCATACCTCGGGAGGTGATCGTGGGGCCCTAATAGACCTGTTTAACCAACCTGgttctccatattttatatttttgctcag CATTCGTGCTGGTGGCGTTGGAGTGAATCTTCAAGCTGCTGACACAGTGATTATATTTGACACTGACTGGAATCCACAG GTTGACCTGCAAGCACAAGCAAGGGCTCATAGAATTGGTCAGAAGAAGGATGTTTTAGTACTTCGATTTGAAACA GTTCAAACTGTTGAAGAACAAGTCAGAGCTTCTGCTGAGCACAAACTGGGAGTTGCTAATCAGAGCATTACTGCTGGGTTTTTTGACAATAATACAAG TGCTGAGGACCGAAGAGAATACTTGGAATCCCTCCTGCGTGAGTGTAAGAAAGAGGAAGCGGCACCTGTATTGGATGATGATGCTTTAAATGATCTCTTAGCACGCAG TGAAGCAGAAATAGATGTGTTTGAGGCTGTTGACCAAAAAAGGCGCGAAGATGAGATG GCTACATGGAAGAAGTTGGTATCTGGGCCAGCAACTGATGGTTCTGAGCCTATTCCTACCCTTCCTTCACGTCTAGTTACAGATGAAGACTTGAAACAATTCTATGAAGCGATGAAGATATTCGATGTGTCCAAGGATGAAGTAGCATCTAACGGAATCAAGAGGAAGAGTGGAACTCCTGGGGGCCTCGATACTCAACATTACGGAAGGGGAAAACGTGCAAGAGAG GTGCGTTCCTATGAAGAACAATGGACAGAGGAGGAGTTTGATAAGATGTGTAAAGCTGAATCTCCTGGATCACCGAAAGTAATGGAAGAAGTGATAGAGTCCAATTGCAAAACAAATGCTTCTAGCTTTGCTGCAACCGCTTCTGTCACGGAGACTGCAGTGGTGCCTCCAGTGGCCCCTGCAACATCATCTCTTGGGAGTTTGCCTGTGCATAAAGTCAAAGATATAACACCACCTGCTAAACGTGGACGTGGCAGGCCAAGAAGAATAACCTCAGATAAGTTGCCTGTAACTGCAGTCCCTCTGGCTACTTCCGGAACTGTTGAAGTGGACATGCAGGTAAAGGAAGGAACTTTGCTTGGTCAAGTAGTATTGTCAACTCTCGAATCTATTTCTCATTCTTCTGAAGTTATTGGTGTGAGTGGACCTGCGCAGCAGTCTGCTACTGGTGTTTCTCCTAATCTGACAACTCCACCCAACTCTCAAGCAGAGGGTACTACTGTTTCTGTGCCAATACAAACAAGAGGACAAGGCCGGAAATCTCAAGGTGGAGGGGAGGCAACTAGACGTAGAGGGAAGAAGCAGGTTCTAGTGTTGCCTCCTGTATCTGGGGTTTCTATTGGTCCTGATTTAAAGATGAATGAGCAGTTGGAACACAAACCCCTGAATCCATCTGCTGGTGAAGCTATCTCCCAAGGTGATACTGTTTCCTCCAGTGCTACGGTACAACATTCAAGTACAGAACCGGGTTCTGTGACTTTAAGCAGTGGAGGTGATAATAAATCTGGAGTTGGGATTGCTCTGAGTTCTCAGCAGCCCCTTCCTTTGTCCTCTGTTACTCCTGTGCCTCAAACTGTTCCTACTTATCCTTCTGTACCTATACAAAATGATGGGCAACATCAGAAGCCTCAAAATGGATCAGGAGCTCCCCGACGCAGGGGAAAGAAAAAAGCAATGGTATTGCCTATTCCAGATGTTTCAGGTAGTCAGAATTTGCACCTTACTTCCAATTTACAAAGCTCATCAGGCAATGTATTACATGATAAAGCCACGGAGTTGAAAAGCTTGCAAGATAGCCTTGTTCAGGAATCACACAGTGTTGTCCAAGATCATGCATCACATAGTATTGTTGATAAGGATTTAAAATCAACTGAAGTATCTGGTGATATAGCCAATAAGGCATTGGTTGAATCAACAACTGAAGATAATACCAAAAGATCTCCTG GGTTGGAAATAGAGAAGGTTCAGAATTCTGATATGCATGGTTCTGCTTCCATCCATTTATCCAATACCCTTGTTCTGGAGAATTCAAGGAACAAAAGTTTCTGTGACTCAACCTTGCCTGTTACAGAGGTTACAAGGGACCAACAATTGGAGGCGAAAACTCATCACTGTGATGAAGCTTCAAAACCTGATACTTTTCCAGTCCATtctacaaaagaaacaaaaggaaGTTCTAACAAGGCTGTAGAACCTATGGCTGCACAAGCAGTTCCCAATGCATCAGACAATGCTTATCCTTCCATATCAGGTTCTGAATCCATTCAGCCATGCCCACCTGAATCCATGCCAGTTAAAAGGCAAGGCCGTAAAACTCAAAATAGAGTGGAGCCACCCCGGCGTAGGGGGAGAAAATCATCTTCGGCATCTCCTGTTGTTTCTGATTCCCTTGCTACCCAGGATCCTAATTTAAATAATGATTTTCAGAAGTCATCAGTAGAGTCATCGGTGGGTAAAGTCGCTACAGATGTCGCTCAAGCTCAAGCATTTCAGATCCTTTTGCCCAGTGGAGGCGCTGCTCATGATTTAAACACGAAAGAGGGAGCTGCCATTTCTTCTCTAAACAAGCAGCAAAAAGTTGCACCAGGAAGGGTTGATAGTGCACCAGTATCCTCAGATAAGATTACTGCTTTTGGCCGAATGCAAAATGTCAATGATGTGGCTAGGGTTATGAAAGAAGTTTTCTCTGGAACCTGCTTGCCAAAGCCTAAAGCAGCAGATTCTGCTGCCGGCGAACTCTTAAAAACTAATACTACAATTGATTCCATGAATACCCAGTTGAATGCTGATAAAGCAGGTTATGATATAACAAATTCGGAAGCAGCATGTCTAACTCCAGGCATTGCTGTGAAcatacaagaaaaagaatcagaGGGGGAATTCAATAATCAGAAATTGGAGGACAAAGCAAGTTCAGATATACCAAATACTGGAGCAGTGGATGTCTCCAATAACATGTGTTTGCGGGATAAAACAGGTAAGGAGCATGACAAGCAATCTGAAGTATCTGACATGCAGATTCTTGAGAGCAAAGAAAATTCCGATATGCCAACTACTGGAGCAGTGAACAGAAATGAAAGACAATTAGAGGAAACATCCACTACTCTGTATCTTGAAGGTAAAGCAGCGTCAGACAAGCCAACTACAGGAGTAGTGGATGCCTTCAATTTTCAGTGTTCAGAGAATAAAACTGATTCTGATATGTCTGCTACTGAAgtagaatttttaatttcagACCTTCCGGTGAATACGCATGAAAAGCAATCTGTGGAAGCATTGAATATTCGGAATCTGGAGGATAAAGCAAGTTTGGATATACTAACTACTGAAGCAGCCTGCCCAGACTTGGACCATGCGGTTAACAAATATGACAAGGAAGTAATGGAGGCATCGAATATTCAGATTTTGGAGGATAAAGTGAATTCCGATATGCCAACTGCTGGAGTAGTGGTTACATCGAACGACCAGTTTTTGGAGGTTAAAGCTGGAATGGATGAACCTACTTCTGGAGCAGCTTGTCTAACTTCAGATCTTTCAATTAATCAGCgtgaacaattggaggaagcttccAGCATTCAGAAGCCGGATGTTGAATCAAGTTCAGATGTGCCAGCTACTGGGGGAGTGAGTGCCTCCAATATCCAATGTTCAGAGGATAAACCATATTCTGAGATATCAGCTGGTGAAGATGGATGTGCGACTGTGGACCTTGCAGTGAACGGGAAAGAAAAACAATCAGAGGAGGAATCCAATATTCAGAATCTGGGGAATAAAATAAGTTCGGATATGCCAACCACTGGAGCATTGTGCTTGACTCCAATCATTCCTACAGATGGGAATGTGCAGCTATCTGAGCCTCCATCTGATCAAGAAATAACTGCTTTGAATGAGCCCCTACCTAGTGCTATGGAGGTTGACACCCCCATTTGTGATGATATCAAAGAAAAGCAAGACCATATTCAACATTGTACTAAAACTTGTTCTAATCAGAGTGAAGTGGAGGCTCTTGATGCAACTCCACTTAGTTCTGCAGTAAGGACTGAGTGTCTGTCTGAATCAAGTACAAAGTCTTCACCTCTTGCTTCTTCTGGTGAAAATATGTCTGATCAACCACAAGTGATCCCATCCTGCCCTCTGACTCCCACCGTTTCTAAGGAATTGGTAAATTCTCCTATTTCTAAATCTTGTGAAATCAATTACAGAAATGAAGTCAATTGTTCAATGCAAGATTCTGATTTGCTGGAGCGAGAGTCTCAGATAACAGTTGGAAATAATTCTCAAAATGCATTAGAACTTGCTATAGAACAAAATGCTTTATCACCTTCGGAAACGGAGGCCACCaatgttgcattaagtgggaaGTATTTAGATGCTTTAAAACATGCTGAGTTGCATGAGAATCCATTAGTTAAGAGCTGTTCACAATCCCTCTCTGAGGGGAAAATGAACATGGGGGATTTCATATGTGAACAACCTGTGTCTGCTGTTGATATATCTTCGAATATTGACCCAGTTCCCAAGGAAAATGTGATATCCGCAGCAGCTATTGGTGATACCAATGTTGATTCTTCTGTGGTTTGCCCAATGAATATTGACACATCTCTGAGTAACCAAGTTACAATTGTGCAGGACAATGAGATTGTGACAAAGAGTTGCCGACAGGATGTAGATACGTCCTCAGCAGATGAGGTGGAAAAAATCATAGATCAATCTCCTGATGAACCTGTTGATAGGTCAGTCTTACAACAAACATCAGGGTCAAAAGCTGTGGCCAATTCTTCAGTGGATGCTTCTCAGTCTGTCCTTGTGGAAGAGGGAACCATATCTGAAACTGCAATTTTACCCTCATCGTCCTTTAGCATAGATGATAACAAGGTCTCATCCAAAACCTGTGCAATTAGTAACTCTGAAACTCTGGAAGAGGCAATGGAGGAGGGTGCGACTGACCGCTCTGAATTCCTGCCCCCAGAGAAAGGTGCAGAGGAGAGCTGTAGGAATGCCACTGAG GTTCCCTCTACAGTTCCAGTGCTGCTTCAGGAATCGATTGATTCTGAAGGTGACCACCGTGATCAAGGCAAGTCACAG GTTGGTGGGATACCTGAAAATCATGAAACTGGAATGCTTGCTGCTCCTAAAACATCTGAAGGGGGGAATGAGGTTGAGACCTTTTCTGATAAAGGTCCACTAGGATCATCTGATGCTTGGGATGAATCAAAAGGATTAGCTGATATGGAGAATCAGACAGAAGCCATTCAGAACCATGCTGCTGAAATTGATGTCCCATGTACATCTGCATCAGGGGACAAGGCCGAGGGTGAACCTAAAGGATTAGCTGATATGGAGAATCAGGCAGAAGCCATTCAGAACCGTTCTGCTGAGATGGATGTCCTGTGTTTGTCTGCATCAGGGGTTAAGGCCGAGGGTGAATCTAAAGAAGTAGCTGATATGGAGAATCGGGCGGAAGCCATTCAAAACTGTGCTGCTGAGATGGATGTCCCATGTACATCTGCACCAGGGGACAAGGCCGAGGGTGAATCTAAAGGATTAGCTGATATGGAGAATCTGGCAGAAGCCATTCAAGATTGTGCTGCTGAGATGCATGTCCCGTGTGTGTCTTCACCAGGGGACAAGGCCGAGGGTGAATATAAAGGATTAGCTGATATGGAGAATGAGGTAGAAACCATTGAGAGCTGTGCTGCTGAGATGGAAGTGTCATGTTCCTCTGCATCAGGGGACAAGGCAGAGGGTGAGAATGTTTTAGTTGGCACGAAGGAAAAAATTCTGGTGTCAGAAGACACTGAAGCTTTTGCAGTTGATGAAACAGATGTTTCTAATGGCGGTCCAGCTGTGCCCGAAACAACATCAGCCAATGGGGCTCCACTTCCATGTTCTTCGCTGAGAGTGGGTGAACCTTTCGTGGGGCATGATACTAAAGGAACTGAAACTGGTGTCGCCAACCATGATAATCAAGCCATACGGCAAAATGCTCTGAAAGATGCAGAAGAGTGCTCTTCTTCTGCAGCCGCTGACATAATTGAAAAGAGCTCACCTCAGAAGGATGTCATTGAATCTTCTCCGTTGCTGCCGCTGGAAACATCTGTTGATGGGGTTCCACCTCCATGCTCTTCAGTTGCTGAGGGCGAACGTGTAGAGAGTTTGTCTGATGAGGCTTTGGTTGATTCTGCTGTGAAGCTTGGTACTAAAAATTCTGAAGCTTCCCAGGATAATCTAGTTTTGCAAGAAAATGCATTGAACGAAATGGAAAAAACCCTTCCTTCAGCAACTGAGGATAGAGTTGCAGTGTGCTCACCTGAGAAGGATAATTTAACAACTGCTTGCTCAGAAGCACCCCAGGAATCCGAAAAGTATGAAAATGTGCAGAACCGGTCTGAGGAAGAACCTGGCCAGAGTTCAGTGGCTGAAGAAACCAAAAAAGACTGA